GCGAACATTAAAATGACTTTCAATTGGGATACCGTTTTCGTTGATAAATACTTCGTAACTACCTTCAAAGTCGTTCACATGACTTCTTACTTTCTTGTCTTTAATAACAACATCTAAAGGCATCGTGAAACTCAGCTTACGTACAATAGCGTTATTTAGCTCAACATTTTCTTCCTTTACGAATTCGTATTTTTTTATTGTACGTAGCAATAAACTAGCTGAAGACAACATGTTACGTAGCTTTATTGCTCTTAAATCATTTATCGCATTTAAAGTTGGGGTTTTAGCATCTTCTTGCTCAACCCTTAAAATAGACTCTTCGTCTACTCTATCTAACACTTCATTACTAAGCGTAATATTCAGGCCATTTTCATTATCAAGCAGATTGAGTTGAACGTAACCATTGGTGATAACATCAGGCTTGCCTCTTTCTGTTTCTGTATATTTGTATTCTAGCTGCGCTGAAATTGAGTCTGTACCTTTAAGCTTTTCTAGTGCGCTGTATAAATCTGATAACCCATCCGCTAGAGCAACATTGGGAAGCATGCCCATGGTGCCAACAAATAATAGACTTGGTAAACTTAACGTTTTAATTTTTTTACTATTGAACACTTTATTGCTCCAATTAATTACAACTTAATAAAAGTGTGACAGATTTTTACGTAAAGCACAGCCTTATAAGGTGTGTTTAACTCAATGAATTTGCAATAAAATGTGTATGAATAAAATATTGGTTAAAACCAATCAAAAATAAACATGAATACGACCGTAAACATTACTTCCCTTTTTAAACTGATGAAAGAATGTATTTTTTTCCTGCCCACCAAAAATATTTGCGCCGATTGTAATTTGTAGACTGTCGCTAACACGGTACTCGCCAGACAACCTTGTGTAGTGGTCTTTATCAGACAGCGAGTAAAAATTAGTTAATGAAAGCTTCAAACGATCTTGCAGCGCCGCTTTGTTCAACATAGTTGTTAGCCACGTTCTATTGAATTCTGGCTCATGTACTTCACCTGAATTAGAGTAAGTAGCATAGTTATGTTCTTGATACAGTTGAAACCCTAAGTTAACGCTTGCAACGGGCTCAAAGGTATAACCCACTAACCAACGAAATTGATCATGAGGCAATGACATATCACTTAGATGTGATTTTTCTAAACCAAGTGTATCGCGCATATAGTTATGGTAAGCAAACTCTGCTTTTATAATTCCGCTACCTAAAGAAAGAACCGCACTAGCACCATAAGTATTGAGAGGATGAACATAACCTGTTAGCTCAGCATTTTTGGCGGATAGGCTATGCACAACTTGAAGGTAAGTGGGCAATTTTGCAAAACCTGAATATCCATAAAGTGCAAAATCTACTCGATTTATATTCTTATAATATCTTATCGCCCATTCTGGCTTATCAGGTTCTTCAATAAATATATGCATGTTTGTGTTGGTAGCTGCAAATGGCGAATAATATGAAAAGTAATCACCATTAATACCCTGATCGCTTTCATAACGCGGTAGCCAAACCGCATTAATGTTACCCCAGCTGGAATAAAAAGAGGCTTTTATTGCGTTGTTAGCAGCCTTTAAATATTTATCATCCCTGCCATTAAAAAATGATTGCCAATCTTTTTTGAACAAGTCATTTAAAAATACATAATCACCTGTTCCCCAAGTTAGAACTTGCCTACCAACAGATAAGTCAATACTACTTGTTAATTTTAATGATGCATTTAGCTCTCGAATATCAAGCTGGAATTGCTTTTCTATACCATTATATAGCCCTTCGACCTTTGCATTAAATGTCACACCATTGAACAGCGCAGTATTAATATGTTGCCACGCCAAGCCTGCTCTTATCTCATTCAATGTGTCTTGTTCTGTTCTGGTTGAGTCGGTATTGATTCTTTTCCCATAACCTAATGCAAGAAATTGTGTGGTAGATGGCTCTGTAGCCTGCCAGTCATCCGCCCAGTCATCATGCTCCCACTCGTTTTGGTTCCACTCATCTTGAGTATTATTAGCTAATGACTCATTAGTTTGCTTGAAATCATTAGATACCCGTTCACCATTATTAATATCTAACTGCGCGTTAACCTCTACCGTACATAGCAGTGCGCAGAAAACACAGAACATATTAGTATGAATAAGCTTGATCATTTAGAAACAGACAGCCATTTATGTGGAGGTGTTCGTAAGCTGCGCTCACTGAAAATGTCGTCTGGCAGGCCAAGATTGTATGTAGTAAACCTGAACTGCATCAATGTGTATCCACCATTTTGTAAATCTGACACTTTAGATTCAGTAACGGTTGGGTAACCCGCTATATTTTGCACTTTTACTGCTTCAACTCGTCGATATACCATCTCTTTATTGTTGGTATATTCAATCTTTACTGGCAAGAATGTTTGTTTATCTATCCAAACTTTGTATGACTTAAATTCTACCTCTTCAGGTTTTTTCGGCATTGCAGTAATAACATACTGCTCATCTGTTTCTGTTTCGAGCGCAAAGATGTCTTTTTCAATGCCCCTGCCAGAAACATCTTCATAATAAAAGTGTGCGCCTACAAAGGAAGTTCGCTTATCACCAGCAGAAATGCGTTTTACTAAATCAAGATCAGGTAAATATAGCCATCTATCATCTTCCCCTTCATTATGTTTTACAACACGAAATACAGTGCCTTTTACATCAGCTGGTCGGGAAAAGAACACTAGCATATCTTGCGCGCCACCCTCTTCCCGATCTTTTCTTAAAATAATGAACTGACGCATTTGCTTTCTGCCGTTGCTATCCACAATCATCATTCTGGCTGCTGTACGCCCATCATTACCGGCGTAATAAGCAGCTAATTCAGCTTTTTTAATAATTGTACCTACATCCATCTGCTCGCTTTTAGCATTAACAAAACATGACAGTAAAAGTAATATTGAATACTTACCTAATTTTAATAACAGACTCATAGTGCATAACCCTTTACATATTGGCATAGACTTGTTGTCGCTTTAGTGAACGTTTTTTTTGAAAATAAATTAAAATAGCGGGCAACATAATCAATGTAACCAATGCTGAAATCGCCATGATGCACGCTAAAAAGATCCCCACGGTTATATACGGTACAAGCGGTGCAAAAAGCAAAGGCGTAAATCCAATTGCAATAACAATTGCATTTCGTGAAATAGCACTGGCGGGTTCTTCAAACATGTACTGCAACGCTACTCCAATATCTTTATATTGACGATAATAAGCCCGAAATCGCTCTAAAAAGTGAATGGCAAAATCCACCGATAAGCCAAGCGTTAGTGCAGACAAAACAGCTATGGGCATATCGTAATCCTTACCAATCCAGCCAATAACGCCGTAAATTAATGTAATCGTAAACGTTAATGGGATCATGGCGAGTACACCGTAAAATAACGATCTAAACAACACTACCATCATAATGAATACGACTACAAAGGCGCTGATTAAGCTGTCTGCCATGCCCGCGACCATCGCTTCTTGCCACACTACATTTAAGTATGCTTTACCCGCCCATTCCATATTAATGCCTTGTGGCAGTGGATTTTCGGCAACATATTTATCAACAAGCTGTATTATCTCAGTCATACTTTGATTATCGCCACTTTTCAGCTGCAACCAAAGTAATGTGGCTGTGTAATCAGGTGTTACAAAATGAGAAAGATCATGAGGGCGGTGTGAGCTTTGATACTGTAATAATGTTTGTGCAACTGCATTAGCTGTTGATGGTGAAACATAATCTTGATCTTTGCCTGAGTGTAGATCGCGGTTCACTGTTTTGATAATCGCATCTAACGAATTTACTTTTCCAACTGAATCAGCACTTGCTATATGGGAATCTAAATCTGCTAAGTAATTTAATACGTTTGGCTGTATAAATACTTTCGTCTTCGCTTGCAACCTATCTAACTGGCTCAATAATGTTTCAAGCTTTTGAGCAATGTCTCCATCAACCTCAAACAGCTTATCATCAATAGCCATAATAAATTGATTGAGTAGTGCCGTGTCTCCAGGTTTATTAGCTAAGTCGTTAAATTTAATCTGATAGCTCTTTAACCAATTTATTGTGTTTAACTCATTTTCGCTTGTACTGCTGCTAATAATTCTATCAATGTAATCCGAAACCTCACTGTAGTAATTATGAGTGGACGACAACACTAAAAATGCATCATAAGTTCCCGAAAAATGTTCGTTAAGTATCTTATCAGCCTGACGAATAGGATGATCTTGTTTAAACCACCTAACTGGATTGTCATTGATTTGAATTTGGCTTATTCCAAAAATTGAAATAATAAACAGCCCTGCAAATACTATGAGCTTGGCTTTTGTGTGTTTAACAGCGTTATTACCTAGTACTTTGATCACTTTTACTAAAGCACTACCCGACGCTCCATCTTTTTGCTTTGCCGTATCATGCCTTTTTTGAAGTTTTAATAAATTCTCTGAACTCATACGAGATAAGTAAGTTGGAATAAATACGATAGTAATTAAATAAGCGAGTAAAATTCCACACCCTATAAATGCACCAAATATTTGAACAGGTGGTATTGGTGTTAACATCAGTGAAAAGAAACCCGCTGAAGAAGTAATTGAGGTATATAGCATTGGTGTAGATAGATGCGACATTACTTCTTTAATCGTTTTATTTACATCGCTACCTTGTTTATATCTATCAGCAAACTCAGACATAATATGTACTGAATCTACCACTGCGATAGGCATTAAGAATATCGCAATCATCGACGACATAATATGGACGGTAAAGCCGCAGCCAATGAGTGCTCCCATAGTGATAAGTACAGTGGCCATTGCCACAATCATAGGCGCACTAATAAATGCGAAGTTTCTAAAAAATACCCACAGCAACACAAATATCATCAATCCAGCTAACGGCGCTGAGATCCCCATTTGTACAAACATTTCATAGCCAAATTGATCTTCCGCTACTGGTAAGCCCGTAACATGCCAGTTTAATGCGCTTTCGCTGTCACTATTAGTATTAATAAATGCTTGGATTTGTTCTGAAATACGGTAACTTTCATTTTTATCAATGATCGGCACATAAATAGCCGCGGCTTTGCCGTTATCACTTACCAACGTATTGTTGAGCAGAGGTAACCGCGAAACAGCTTGTTGGATATCATTTGCTTGTTCATTCGTTTTTGGAATCTTTTTCATTAGCCATTCAAATCGAATCGCGCCCGGCCCTTCTTGTTTTATATTGTCTACCGTAGACAATGTAAGAATATCTCGTTCGACGACGCCCTCAATCGACTTTATAAACTCGGTGACCTGATGTAATTGCGTTAAGGAATGTACGTTGTATATACCCTCTTTTTCATTCACAGCCCCAACAACAATCATGTCATGCATTGAAAACTCTGACTTTACGTGATTATGAAACTGGCGTGCTGCATTATCATCTGGCAGCATGTTTTCGGGATCGGTATCAATTTTAATTGAGGGAATTTGGATTAACGCGAGCAATGTAAACACTATTAAAGCTGTATAAACCCACTTAGCTTTAGTCAAGCTTACATTGAGAAGCCAATTCTTCATTAAGTTAAACCTTATTTCGTTTAGATATATATATATAATTTTTTTGCATACTCTATGTGATTAGCACAAACTAAACAAGTAAGCATTCAGAAGATTAACGTATAAAAATGACAAAAACGATAACAGAATCAAAGGTTGGATGTGTTTCAAAATAAGCAGCAACAATTTTAGTCAATATTTTTGTGAAATACATGTTGCAATGTAAATTAATTTCCGTAACATTCGCACCCCATATTTACTTGTCTTCAATCGTTGTTTACAGAGGTATTCCCCATGACAAAGGACCTGTCACGTACGCGCATTGCGTTGCATTGTTTAGATTCGCGTTTGTCGGTGATGCATGTGACAGGAGAAGAGCAGTTAAACGGTGCATTTCGTTATTGTGTTTGGATAGAAGTCCCTCAAACGGTTGATTGTTTTTCTATATTAGGCCAAAGCGTGGTGCTGGAGTTTATTGC
This is a stretch of genomic DNA from Flocculibacter collagenilyticus. It encodes these proteins:
- a CDS encoding outer membrane lipoprotein-sorting protein, which encodes MSLLLKLGKYSILLLLSCFVNAKSEQMDVGTIIKKAELAAYYAGNDGRTAARMMIVDSNGRKQMRQFIILRKDREEGGAQDMLVFFSRPADVKGTVFRVVKHNEGEDDRWLYLPDLDLVKRISAGDKRTSFVGAHFYYEDVSGRGIEKDIFALETETDEQYVITAMPKKPEEVEFKSYKVWIDKQTFLPVKIEYTNNKEMVYRRVEAVKVQNIAGYPTVTESKVSDLQNGGYTLMQFRFTTYNLGLPDDIFSERSLRTPPHKWLSVSK
- a CDS encoding efflux RND transporter permease subunit; the encoded protein is MKNWLLNVSLTKAKWVYTALIVFTLLALIQIPSIKIDTDPENMLPDDNAARQFHNHVKSEFSMHDMIVVGAVNEKEGIYNVHSLTQLHQVTEFIKSIEGVVERDILTLSTVDNIKQEGPGAIRFEWLMKKIPKTNEQANDIQQAVSRLPLLNNTLVSDNGKAAAIYVPIIDKNESYRISEQIQAFINTNSDSESALNWHVTGLPVAEDQFGYEMFVQMGISAPLAGLMIFVLLWVFFRNFAFISAPMIVAMATVLITMGALIGCGFTVHIMSSMIAIFLMPIAVVDSVHIMSEFADRYKQGSDVNKTIKEVMSHLSTPMLYTSITSSAGFFSLMLTPIPPVQIFGAFIGCGILLAYLITIVFIPTYLSRMSSENLLKLQKRHDTAKQKDGASGSALVKVIKVLGNNAVKHTKAKLIVFAGLFIISIFGISQIQINDNPVRWFKQDHPIRQADKILNEHFSGTYDAFLVLSSTHNYYSEVSDYIDRIISSSTSENELNTINWLKSYQIKFNDLANKPGDTALLNQFIMAIDDKLFEVDGDIAQKLETLLSQLDRLQAKTKVFIQPNVLNYLADLDSHIASADSVGKVNSLDAIIKTVNRDLHSGKDQDYVSPSTANAVAQTLLQYQSSHRPHDLSHFVTPDYTATLLWLQLKSGDNQSMTEIIQLVDKYVAENPLPQGINMEWAGKAYLNVVWQEAMVAGMADSLISAFVVVFIMMVVLFRSLFYGVLAMIPLTFTITLIYGVIGWIGKDYDMPIAVLSALTLGLSVDFAIHFLERFRAYYRQYKDIGVALQYMFEEPASAISRNAIVIAIGFTPLLFAPLVPYITVGIFLACIMAISALVTLIMLPAILIYFQKKRSLKRQQVYANM